One genomic region from Granulicatella adiacens ATCC 49175 encodes:
- a CDS encoding EamA family transporter — MWIVFALLSAVFAALTSIFAKIGIDGVNSNLATAVRTVVVVVMSWLMVFITNNQSGLAQISKKSWVFLILSGIATGASWLCYYRALQLGKATEVAAVDKLSIIFTLVLAFIFLHDTFTVKSLIGCALIATGTILMVW; from the coding sequence ATGTGGATTGTATTTGCGTTGTTATCAGCTGTGTTTGCGGCGTTGACGTCGATATTTGCCAAAATAGGGATTGATGGAGTGAATTCAAATTTGGCAACGGCAGTGCGAACGGTTGTGGTCGTTGTGATGTCGTGGTTGATGGTGTTTATCACGAACAATCAGTCAGGACTAGCACAAATTAGTAAGAAAAGTTGGGTGTTTCTCATTTTATCCGGGATTGCGACAGGGGCGTCATGGTTGTGCTATTACCGAGCGCTCCAACTAGGAAAGGCGACTGAAGTGGCTGCGGTGGATAAACTGAGCATTATTTTCACTTTGGTTTTAGCGTTTATTTTTTTGCACGATACATTTACGGTGAAATCACTCATCGGTTGTGCGCTCATTGCAACAGGGACAATTCTGATGGTGTGGTAG
- the mscL gene encoding large conductance mechanosensitive channel protein MscL, with the protein MLKEFKEFLMRGNIVELAVAVIIGGAFKAIVDSLVKDIISPIIAMVANTGDIAAVSFKLGSAQIGIGAFIAAIINFVIVGAVLFLIVKGMNKASELAKGNKPAEEAAPAAPTAEDYLKEIRDLLANK; encoded by the coding sequence ATGTTAAAAGAGTTCAAAGAGTTTTTAATGCGTGGGAATATCGTTGAATTAGCTGTAGCCGTTATTATTGGTGGTGCTTTTAAAGCAATCGTTGATTCATTAGTAAAAGACATTATCTCACCAATCATCGCAATGGTGGCTAACACTGGCGATATCGCAGCAGTTTCATTTAAATTAGGTTCTGCTCAAATCGGTATTGGAGCGTTCATCGCTGCAATCATCAACTTTGTAATCGTTGGAGCGGTATTATTCTTAATCGTTAAAGGAATGAATAAAGCTTCTGAATTAGCAAAAGGTAACAAACCTGCTGAAGAAGCTGCACCAGCTGCACCAACTGCGGAAGATTATTTAAAAGAAATCCGCGACTTATTAGCAAACAAATAA
- a CDS encoding helix-turn-helix domain-containing protein has protein sequence MAKKHTAKELERFIELYLDGVPFRELRSEYGLRISPGTFNMHFLNYKAYGASALEDRDGFNTYTNEFKEKVVKEFLESKTYLTAITRKYKIPSITTVRNWIIKYTNGEATKAYYPKPEVYTMKYRKTSHEERILIVKDCIRNQLNYKQTAQKYNISYNLVYQWVKKYQKYGPDGLIDSRGKRKPDNIQTETERIRAEMAILKARNEYLETENAALKKLQEVESELMFARRDLKRNIKRLKN, from the coding sequence TTGGCTAAGAAACATACTGCAAAAGAATTAGAACGATTCATAGAATTGTATTTAGATGGTGTGCCTTTTCGTGAGTTGCGTAGTGAATATGGTTTAAGGATTTCACCTGGAACATTTAATATGCATTTTTTGAACTATAAAGCATATGGAGCTTCTGCATTAGAAGATCGAGATGGGTTTAACACTTATACAAATGAATTTAAAGAAAAGGTGGTTAAAGAGTTTTTAGAATCGAAAACCTATTTAACGGCAATCACAAGAAAATATAAAATTCCTTCTATTACAACTGTACGAAATTGGATTATTAAGTATACTAATGGTGAGGCCACGAAGGCCTACTATCCTAAGCCAGAGGTATACACTATGAAATATAGAAAAACATCGCACGAAGAAAGAATCCTTATCGTCAAAGACTGTATTCGAAATCAATTAAACTATAAACAAACCGCACAGAAATATAACATCTCTTACAACTTGGTGTATCAATGGGTAAAAAAATATCAAAAATATGGCCCTGATGGATTAATAGACAGTCGAGGAAAACGAAAACCAGATAATATACAGACAGAAACTGAGCGTATTCGTGCAGAAATGGCTATATTAAAGGCACGAAACGAATATTTAGAAACAGAAAATGCCGCACTAAAAAAATTACAAGAAGTGGAAAGCGAGCTGATGTTTGCCAGACGAGATTTGAAGCGGAATATCAAACGATTAAAAAATTAA
- a CDS encoding YaaA family protein produces the protein MKFILSPAKEMNSDALEACDWEVSPAARKVVEAVSAVPEEDLTRVLGVKGKLLEENKAFIEGWKVAEAAPAIELYNGLAFRWLKQVDGWNEGLGYGSDHVRILSALYGAVAPDAYIKPYRLDMLRPLRVDGKSLKAYWKAEWAELFEEGETVVNCASDEFSTNLYRSRYNWIDVEFYERKEGKLKQHSTTSKKGRGLLVGFALREQVTDVKQLEAFREDGFAFDAELSTPEKLVFVR, from the coding sequence ATGAAATTCATACTATCGCCTGCAAAGGAAATGAATAGTGACGCATTAGAGGCGTGTGACTGGGAAGTGAGCCCGGCAGCTAGGAAAGTAGTGGAGGCTGTGAGCGCAGTGCCTGAAGAAGACCTTACCCGTGTGCTTGGGGTGAAAGGGAAGTTGCTTGAAGAAAATAAAGCCTTTATCGAAGGTTGGAAGGTGGCAGAGGCTGCTCCTGCCATTGAACTTTACAATGGACTGGCGTTTCGCTGGTTGAAGCAAGTAGACGGATGGAACGAGGGATTAGGCTATGGAAGTGATCATGTACGTATTTTGTCTGCCTTGTATGGGGCTGTGGCGCCAGATGCTTATATAAAGCCGTACCGTTTGGATATGTTACGACCATTGCGCGTGGACGGGAAGAGCTTGAAGGCTTACTGGAAAGCGGAGTGGGCTGAGCTGTTTGAAGAAGGCGAAACGGTGGTGAACTGTGCTAGTGATGAATTCAGCACGAACCTCTACCGCTCGCGTTACAACTGGATAGACGTGGAATTTTACGAGCGTAAAGAGGGGAAGTTAAAACAACACTCCACGACTTCTAAAAAAGGACGTGGGTTATTGGTTGGTTTTGCCCTGCGTGAACAAGTAACCGACGTCAAGCAGTTGGAGGCTTTTAGAGAAGACGGATTTGCGTTTGACGCGGAACTATCAACGCCAGAAAAATTAGTATTTGTAAGATAA
- a CDS encoding IS3 family transposase, which translates to MFRNRKCRTKKITRSGKRADVCQTRFEAEYQTIKKLSKRGFHITQLCKVLKVSRAGYYKWLNRVPSESEKRLCRLMELIHEVYESVQGIYGYRRITIYLNYYRNAKVNHKCIQRLMKLMGLKAIIRKKRYRYKSNSEEYTAANILNREFKKEYEPMALLLTDITELKYGKGEKAYLSAVLDYGTKKIVAYQISKQNNNQIVKDTFDQIKRKIIPTKTMIHSDRGFQYTSHFFKHFIEKGQITHSMSRPGRCIDNGPIESFWGTLKEEVYRLYHFKNYESLFKKVEEYIHFYNEKRITLSMGLKIPA; encoded by the coding sequence ATATTTAGAAACAGAAAATGCCGCACTAAAAAAATTACAAGAAGTGGAAAGCGAGCTGATGTTTGCCAGACGAGATTTGAAGCGGAATATCAAACGATTAAAAAATTAAGTAAAAGAGGATTTCATATTACTCAATTATGTAAAGTGTTAAAAGTCAGTAGAGCTGGCTATTATAAATGGTTAAATCGTGTCCCTTCGGAATCTGAAAAACGACTATGTCGTTTAATGGAATTAATACACGAAGTATATGAATCTGTTCAAGGTATATATGGATATCGTCGTATCACAATCTATTTAAACTATTATAGAAATGCAAAAGTGAATCATAAATGTATTCAGCGTCTTATGAAACTAATGGGATTAAAGGCAATTATACGAAAAAAACGTTATCGTTATAAATCCAACTCTGAAGAATACACCGCAGCTAATATTTTAAATAGAGAATTTAAGAAAGAATACGAGCCAATGGCTCTACTATTAACGGATATTACTGAATTAAAGTATGGAAAGGGAGAAAAAGCTTATTTAAGTGCAGTTTTAGACTATGGCACAAAGAAAATAGTTGCATATCAAATATCTAAACAAAATAATAATCAAATTGTTAAAGACACTTTTGATCAAATAAAGAGAAAGATAATCCCAACAAAAACAATGATTCATAGTGATCGAGGATTTCAATACACTTCTCATTTCTTTAAGCACTTTATAGAAAAAGGTCAGATAACACACAGCATGTCCCGTCCTGGCAGATGTATCGATAACGGCCCAATTGAATCGTTCTGGGGAACATTAAAGGAAGAAGTATATCGTTTATATCATTTCAAAAACTATGAATCTCTTTTCAAGAAAGTTGAAGAGTATATCCACTTCTATAATGAGAAAAGAATTACTTTATCAATGGGGTTAAAAATCCCTGCATAA
- a CDS encoding EndoU domain-containing protein gives MENIKVNKAARESSGFKRYVEKEKSILDSWNQNTSKSKMYNMDDIAKLQHTENFTEKSLIHIFEGDINRKGRAGGYHYDMIEGTSGSIIEGTKGPVLNDAGIYEAKVEVNGMPKKANVKKSTFFPDHMSPQEVVDAINEAYETREFDTNSRNKYEGISKNGMKITMYLDSDEKIISAFPNSK, from the coding sequence TTGGAAAATATAAAAGTAAATAAGGCAGCAAGGGAAAGTTCAGGGTTTAAACGGTATGTAGAGAAGGAAAAATCTATACTTGATAGTTGGAATCAAAATACTTCTAAATCCAAAATGTACAATATGGATGACATAGCTAAACTCCAACACACAGAGAACTTTACTGAGAAGTCTTTAATTCACATTTTTGAAGGTGATATAAATAGGAAAGGACGAGCAGGAGGTTATCACTATGATATGATAGAGGGTACTTCTGGCAGTATCATAGAAGGTACTAAAGGTCCCGTTTTAAATGATGCTGGGATTTATGAAGCGAAAGTTGAGGTGAATGGAATGCCTAAAAAAGCAAATGTAAAGAAATCAACCTTCTTCCCTGACCATATGAGCCCGCAGGAGGTTGTGGATGCCATTAATGAGGCATATGAAACAAGGGAATTTGACACTAATTCAAGGAACAAGTATGAAGGTATAAGTAAGAATGGAATGAAAATTACGATGTATTTAGACTCTGATGAAAAAATTATTTCAGCTTTTCCTAACAGTAAATAG
- a CDS encoding NAD(P)/FAD-dependent oxidoreductase has protein sequence MTKSVAIVGAGIVGATAAYQLSKKGIAVTVFDAGVGQATKAAAGIICPWLSQRRNKDWYQLVSHGAAYYPLLMEQLRADGVTYLPYEQVGAYIFKHTEKQLKKVEEMAIERRVDAPMIGEVEALSREDVAKVIPGWANPDGALYCSGGGRVDGEKLVALLLEQAVKNGATVKRQKVSLSKEGEDIRVVAGEEVHSFDAVILSSGAWVKELLEGLDYYVDVRPQKGQLIELELETSEDTSKWPVCMLHGEIDILPFPGGKILVGATHENTKGFDLTPDEALLDGMYEEACASLPALKAAKRSGVRVGTRAYTSDFLPFFGKVPETSNAFVASGLGSSGLTSGVWIGELLARLSAKETVDFDVENYPPKNYIRKT, from the coding sequence ATGACTAAATCAGTAGCAATCGTAGGAGCTGGGATTGTAGGGGCAACGGCGGCCTACCAACTCAGTAAAAAAGGAATCGCCGTGACCGTTTTTGATGCGGGCGTCGGTCAAGCCACCAAGGCCGCAGCGGGGATTATTTGTCCGTGGTTATCCCAACGCCGTAATAAAGACTGGTACCAACTCGTGTCGCATGGGGCAGCGTATTATCCCCTTTTAATGGAACAATTACGTGCGGATGGAGTCACATATTTGCCGTATGAACAAGTTGGGGCGTATATTTTCAAACATACTGAAAAACAACTCAAAAAAGTGGAAGAAATGGCGATTGAACGCCGAGTGGATGCGCCGATGATCGGGGAAGTAGAGGCGCTATCTAGAGAAGACGTCGCAAAGGTGATCCCAGGATGGGCGAATCCAGATGGGGCTTTGTATTGTAGCGGTGGCGGTCGTGTGGATGGAGAAAAACTTGTAGCCCTCCTTCTAGAGCAAGCCGTAAAAAACGGAGCTACCGTGAAGCGTCAAAAAGTTTCTTTATCCAAAGAAGGCGAAGACATTCGAGTGGTAGCCGGTGAAGAGGTTCATTCTTTTGATGCCGTAATTCTCTCCAGTGGCGCTTGGGTCAAGGAATTATTAGAAGGACTCGACTACTATGTGGATGTGCGTCCGCAAAAAGGGCAATTGATCGAATTGGAACTAGAAACGAGTGAAGATACCTCAAAATGGCCGGTGTGCATGCTTCATGGGGAGATTGATATCCTACCGTTTCCAGGTGGCAAGATTTTAGTTGGGGCGACGCATGAGAATACGAAAGGATTCGATTTGACGCCAGATGAAGCCTTGTTAGACGGCATGTATGAAGAAGCCTGTGCAAGTTTGCCAGCGTTAAAAGCCGCGAAACGAAGTGGGGTTCGTGTAGGAACACGCGCGTATACTTCCGATTTTCTACCATTTTTTGGGAAAGTTCCGGAAACTTCGAATGCCTTTGTGGCGAGTGGATTGGGTTCTTCTGGTTTGACGAGTGGAGTGTGGATTGGCGAATTATTAGCGCGGTTATCCGCAAAAGAGACCGTTGATTTTGACGTTGAAAATTATCCTCCAAAAAATTATATAAGAAAAACATAG